A single region of the Paraburkholderia megapolitana genome encodes:
- the galE gene encoding UDP-glucose 4-epimerase GalE has protein sequence MATKGTILVTGGAGFIGSHTCVELLNGGFDVVVVDNLVNSNRESLARVERITGKQVAFYETDARDETALRAIFDKHPITGAIHFAALKAVGESVAKPIEYYRNNIDSLLVLLAVMNERNVRQFVFSSSATVYGVPQSSPIDESFPLSATNPYGQSKLIAEQILRDLEVSDASWRIATLRYFNPVGAHESGLIGEDPSGVPNNLMPYVAQVAVGKLAKLRVFGGDYDTPDGTGVRDYIHVVDLARGHLLALDALVARDASFVVNLGTGQGYSVLDVVRAFEKASGRPVPYEIAARRPGDVAQCYADPAAAERIIGWRAAFGIERMCADHWRWQEQNPRGFA, from the coding sequence ATGGCCACGAAGGGCACGATTCTGGTGACGGGCGGCGCGGGTTTTATCGGCTCGCACACGTGCGTCGAGTTGTTGAACGGCGGTTTTGACGTCGTGGTGGTCGACAATCTCGTGAACAGCAATCGCGAGTCGCTTGCACGCGTCGAACGGATTACCGGCAAACAGGTCGCGTTCTACGAAACCGATGCGCGCGACGAAACCGCGCTCCGTGCGATCTTCGATAAACATCCGATTACCGGTGCGATTCACTTTGCGGCGCTGAAGGCCGTGGGGGAATCGGTTGCGAAACCGATCGAGTACTACCGTAACAACATCGACAGTCTGCTCGTGCTGCTTGCCGTGATGAACGAGCGCAACGTCAGGCAGTTTGTGTTCAGTTCGTCGGCAACGGTGTATGGCGTGCCGCAAAGCTCGCCGATCGATGAATCGTTCCCGCTGTCGGCCACCAATCCGTATGGACAGTCGAAGCTGATCGCCGAGCAGATCCTGCGCGATCTCGAAGTATCGGATGCGAGCTGGCGCATCGCGACGCTGCGCTATTTCAATCCGGTCGGCGCGCACGAAAGCGGCCTGATTGGCGAGGATCCGTCCGGCGTGCCGAACAACCTGATGCCGTATGTCGCGCAGGTCGCGGTCGGCAAGCTCGCGAAGCTACGCGTGTTCGGCGGCGACTACGACACGCCGGACGGCACCGGCGTGCGTGACTACATCCACGTGGTCGATCTGGCGCGCGGGCACCTTCTGGCGCTCGATGCGCTGGTTGCGCGCGATGCGAGCTTCGTCGTGAATCTCGGGACGGGCCAGGGGTATAGCGTGCTCGACGTGGTGCGCGCGTTCGAGAAGGCGTCGGGTCGGCCGGTGCCGTACGAGATTGCCGCGCGGCGGCCCGGCGATGTTGCGCAGTGCTATGCGGACCCGGCGGCGGCGGAACGGATTATCGGCTGGCGGGCGGCGTTCGGGATCGAGCGGATGTGCGCGGATCACTGGCGCTGGCAGGAGCAGAATCCGCGGGGGTTTGCGTAG
- a CDS encoding glycosyltransferase family 4 protein yields the protein MKSSPAPTPVGSALRISLVCNTAWAIYTYRQGLIRTLVARGVEVTVIAPRDRTFEPLAQMGCRCVDLPVASKGTNPRDDLRTLWALYRHYRAIRPHVVFHYTIKPNIYGSIAAKLAGVASVAVTTGLGYVFIQSSRTAQIAKKLYRFAFRFPREIWFLNRDDMAAFTDQHLLVHPERARLLHGEGVDLEQFAPTPMPESNQVTFILIGRLLWDKGVGEYVDAARQLRARYPNARFQLLGPVGVDNPSAISREEVAAWEREGVIEYGGEAHDVRPFIAAADCVVLPSYREGVPRTLMEAAAMGRPIVATDVPGCREVVANGINGLLCEAKSAASLAEKMAQMLDMSGAARREMGERGRQKVAAEFDERAVVERYTDLIRNLTGVSL from the coding sequence ATGAAATCCAGCCCCGCACCCACTCCTGTCGGTTCCGCACTGCGCATCAGCCTCGTCTGCAATACGGCGTGGGCCATCTATACGTATCGTCAGGGGCTGATCCGCACGCTCGTCGCCCGCGGTGTCGAAGTCACCGTGATCGCGCCACGCGACCGCACGTTCGAACCACTCGCGCAGATGGGCTGCCGCTGCGTCGATCTGCCGGTTGCATCGAAGGGTACGAATCCGCGCGACGACCTGCGCACGCTGTGGGCGCTGTATCGCCACTATCGCGCGATCCGGCCGCATGTCGTGTTTCACTACACGATCAAGCCGAATATCTACGGATCGATTGCGGCAAAGCTCGCGGGCGTTGCGTCGGTCGCGGTCACGACGGGGCTCGGTTATGTTTTCATTCAGTCGAGCCGCACTGCGCAGATTGCGAAGAAGCTGTACCGCTTCGCGTTCCGCTTTCCTCGCGAAATCTGGTTTTTGAATCGCGACGACATGGCCGCGTTTACCGATCAGCATCTGCTCGTGCACCCGGAGCGGGCACGCCTGCTGCACGGCGAAGGCGTCGACCTCGAGCAGTTCGCGCCGACGCCGATGCCCGAAAGCAATCAGGTCACGTTCATATTAATTGGCCGTTTGCTGTGGGATAAAGGCGTAGGAGAATATGTCGACGCCGCGCGGCAACTGCGCGCACGCTATCCGAATGCGCGCTTCCAGTTGCTCGGACCGGTTGGCGTCGACAACCCGAGCGCGATCTCGCGTGAAGAAGTGGCCGCCTGGGAGCGCGAGGGCGTCATCGAGTACGGCGGCGAAGCGCACGACGTGCGCCCGTTCATCGCCGCCGCCGATTGCGTCGTGCTGCCGTCGTATCGAGAAGGCGTGCCGCGTACGCTGATGGAAGCCGCGGCAATGGGCCGCCCGATCGTCGCAACTGACGTACCCGGTTGTCGCGAAGTGGTAGCGAACGGTATCAACGGATTGCTGTGCGAAGCAAAGAGCGCAGCGAGCCTCGCAGAGAAAATGGCACAGATGCTGGACATGAGCGGCGCCGCGCGCCGCGAGATGGGCGAACGCGGCCGGCAGAAAGTCGCGGCGGAATTCGACGAGCGGGCCGTCGTCGAGCGATATACAGACCTGATTCGAAACTTGACGGGCGTCTCACTCTAA
- a CDS encoding glycosyltransferase: MTPTSSPSGALDDVAVLMPAYNGHADVERTLASFSEDALVHVLIVDDGSTPPIVAPTLPNLSIEVLRMPQNVGIERALQAGIDALAARGYRYAARIDAGDLTVPGRLAKQRKYLDTHPEVAGLGMWAQVVTRTSAPLFMLTPPATPAGIRRIRFLRGCFVHPSMMLRINAVQAVGNYRAAYPAAEDLDLFLRLMERYDCANLPELGLYYELNEGGISATKRRRQIASTLRLQMHYFNALNPYDWLGLAKNLLHFVTPYRTLQWVKRMLFAPRAGTSQGSRES, encoded by the coding sequence ATGACGCCCACATCCTCTCCTTCCGGCGCACTAGACGACGTAGCCGTACTGATGCCCGCGTATAACGGCCACGCGGACGTCGAGCGCACGCTGGCGTCGTTCAGCGAGGACGCGCTGGTGCACGTGCTGATCGTCGACGACGGCAGCACGCCGCCAATCGTCGCGCCCACGCTACCGAACCTGTCAATCGAAGTACTGCGCATGCCGCAAAACGTTGGCATCGAACGCGCGTTGCAGGCGGGTATCGACGCACTCGCCGCGCGCGGCTACCGTTACGCGGCGCGTATCGACGCCGGCGATCTCACGGTGCCTGGTCGTCTCGCGAAGCAACGCAAGTATCTCGACACGCATCCCGAAGTGGCAGGACTCGGCATGTGGGCGCAGGTGGTGACGCGTACCAGCGCGCCGCTTTTCATGCTGACACCGCCCGCCACACCGGCTGGAATCCGTCGCATCCGTTTTTTGCGCGGCTGCTTCGTGCATCCTTCGATGATGCTGCGTATCAACGCAGTACAAGCCGTCGGCAACTATCGCGCGGCCTACCCCGCCGCCGAAGACCTCGATCTGTTTCTGCGGCTGATGGAACGCTACGACTGCGCGAATCTGCCCGAACTGGGCCTGTACTACGAGCTGAACGAAGGCGGTATCAGCGCGACGAAGCGGCGTCGGCAGATCGCGTCGACGTTGCGGCTGCAGATGCACTACTTCAACGCACTCAATCCGTACGACTGGCTCGGTCTCGCGAAGAATCTGCTGCACTTCGTTACGCCTTACCGGACGTTGCAGTGGGTCAAGCGCATGCTGTTTGCGCCGCGTGCGGGTACCTCGCAAGGGTCGCGTGAGTCGTGA
- a CDS encoding oligosaccharide flippase family protein, protein MPAVRRFANPDVARALANIVWLGLERVTQIVVAIAISGMLARYFGPDVFGKWQYANTLLLVLSPITWVCGAEILVPTIVHRPQEQLGTVLGSAFALRVTVSAGALLLTWAGIAAGFTDPLVGAMLAGLALTMLFREPLVGVINSWLQSMTYSKPQLLTSMTTAVLKAGLVFVLVRAAASPARFGWLWALEAATIGIVLVLYYVRRHGSLGWRVDRSLFRHFATAGTVFWIGLICMYLFLKLDRLMLERTISFADLGRYSAAQQLNENWITLALMLAQTIAPAFVYRVQDAVQLKRNMWRLTGMTAVLMIGGALVLDLLAGFIIRRVFGPAYEGAIDIFRWAVWLSVPAGIEAIGNLIVLKYQAKFVLLSKWLLALAVAFVVNLLAIPRLGAYGALVGLAAGYLAAASVNLYYIRFKLRP, encoded by the coding sequence ATGCCGGCCGTGAGGCGCTTCGCCAATCCCGACGTCGCGCGGGCTCTCGCCAACATCGTCTGGCTTGGGCTCGAGCGGGTCACGCAGATCGTCGTCGCGATCGCGATCAGCGGCATGCTGGCGCGTTACTTCGGACCCGACGTGTTCGGCAAATGGCAATACGCGAACACGCTGCTGCTCGTGCTGTCGCCGATCACGTGGGTATGCGGCGCCGAAATTCTCGTGCCGACCATCGTGCACCGTCCACAGGAACAGCTGGGCACCGTGCTGGGCAGTGCGTTTGCGTTGCGCGTGACGGTGTCGGCGGGCGCGTTGCTGCTGACGTGGGCCGGTATCGCCGCGGGCTTCACCGATCCGCTCGTCGGCGCAATGCTCGCGGGTCTCGCGCTGACGATGCTGTTTCGCGAACCGCTCGTCGGTGTGATCAACTCGTGGCTGCAGAGCATGACCTACAGCAAGCCGCAGTTGCTCACCAGTATGACGACGGCGGTGCTGAAAGCGGGCCTCGTGTTCGTACTCGTGCGTGCGGCGGCAAGTCCCGCACGCTTTGGCTGGCTGTGGGCACTCGAAGCGGCGACGATCGGTATCGTGCTCGTGCTGTATTACGTGCGCCGTCATGGCTCGCTCGGATGGCGCGTCGACCGGTCGCTGTTCCGCCACTTCGCGACGGCGGGCACCGTGTTCTGGATCGGCCTGATCTGCATGTACCTGTTTCTGAAGCTCGACCGGTTGATGCTCGAACGCACGATTTCGTTTGCCGATCTCGGTCGCTATTCGGCCGCGCAGCAACTCAACGAAAACTGGATCACGCTCGCGTTGATGCTCGCACAGACTATCGCGCCTGCCTTCGTCTATCGCGTGCAGGACGCGGTGCAGCTTAAGCGCAACATGTGGCGGCTCACCGGTATGACCGCGGTGCTGATGATCGGCGGCGCACTGGTGCTGGACCTGCTCGCGGGCTTCATCATCCGTCGGGTGTTCGGGCCCGCATATGAAGGTGCCATCGATATTTTCCGCTGGGCCGTGTGGCTGTCCGTGCCCGCGGGCATCGAGGCGATCGGCAACCTGATCGTGCTGAAGTACCAGGCGAAGTTCGTGCTGCTGTCGAAGTGGCTGCTCGCGCTTGCCGTAGCGTTCGTCGTGAACCTGCTCGCGATTCCGCGGCTCGGCGCATATGGCGCGCTGGTTGGGCTCGCCGCTGGATATCTCGCAGCCGCCAGCGTGAATCTCTACTACATCCGCTTCAAGCTGCGCCCATGA
- a CDS encoding phosphomannomutase/phosphoglucomutase, with protein sequence MISQSIFKAYDIRGVIGKTLDADTARSIGRAFGSEVRAQGGDAVVVARDGRLSGPELIAALSDGLRSAGVDVVNVGMVPTPVGYFAASVPLALAGGERRIDSCIVVTGSHNPPDYNGFKMVLRGAAIYGEQIQALYQRIVDNRFETGSGSYADYDIADVYLARIVGDIKPARPIKIVVDTGNGVAGGLAPRLFKALGCELVELFTEIDGTFPNHHPDPAHPENLQDVIKALKETDAEIGFAFDGDGDRLGVVTKDGQIIYPDRQLMLFAEEVLSRNKGAQIIYDVKCTRNLAKWVRDKGGVPLMWKTGHSLVKAKLRETGAPLAGEMSGHVFFKDRWYGFDDGLYTGARLLEILSKVSDPSALLNSLPNSHSTPELQLKLEEGENFELIARLQKSATFTGADEVVKIDGLRVEYPDGFGLARSSNTTPVVVMRFEADNDAALSRIQEDFRRVILAEKPDAKLPF encoded by the coding sequence ATGATCTCCCAGTCCATTTTCAAGGCGTATGACATCCGCGGTGTGATCGGCAAGACGCTCGACGCCGACACAGCCCGTTCGATCGGTCGTGCATTCGGCAGCGAAGTGCGCGCGCAGGGCGGCGATGCCGTTGTCGTCGCGCGTGACGGCCGGTTGTCCGGGCCCGAGCTGATCGCCGCGTTGTCCGATGGCCTGCGCTCTGCGGGTGTCGATGTGGTGAACGTCGGCATGGTGCCGACGCCGGTCGGCTATTTCGCCGCGAGCGTGCCGCTCGCACTGGCCGGTGGTGAACGCCGCATCGATTCGTGCATCGTCGTGACGGGTAGCCACAACCCGCCCGACTACAACGGCTTCAAGATGGTGTTGCGCGGCGCGGCCATCTATGGCGAGCAGATTCAGGCGCTGTATCAGCGCATCGTCGACAATCGCTTCGAAACCGGCAGCGGCAGCTACGCCGATTACGACATCGCGGATGTGTATCTGGCGCGCATCGTCGGCGACATCAAGCCCGCGCGGCCGATCAAGATTGTCGTGGACACCGGCAACGGTGTCGCCGGCGGTCTGGCTCCGCGACTCTTCAAGGCGCTCGGTTGCGAACTCGTTGAGCTGTTCACCGAGATCGATGGCACGTTCCCGAATCACCATCCGGACCCGGCGCACCCGGAGAATCTGCAAGACGTGATCAAGGCGTTGAAGGAAACCGATGCGGAAATCGGCTTCGCGTTCGACGGCGACGGCGATCGTCTCGGCGTCGTGACGAAGGACGGGCAGATCATCTATCCGGATCGCCAGTTGATGCTGTTTGCCGAAGAAGTTTTATCGCGCAACAAGGGCGCGCAAATTATTTATGACGTGAAGTGCACGCGTAATCTCGCGAAGTGGGTGCGCGACAAGGGCGGCGTGCCGCTGATGTGGAAGACTGGCCACTCGCTCGTGAAGGCAAAGCTGCGCGAAACCGGCGCACCGCTCGCCGGTGAAATGAGTGGCCACGTGTTTTTCAAGGACCGCTGGTACGGCTTCGACGATGGCCTGTACACGGGCGCACGGCTGCTCGAAATTCTCTCGAAGGTGAGCGATCCGAGCGCGTTGCTGAACAGCTTGCCGAACTCGCACTCCACACCTGAATTGCAACTGAAACTCGAAGAAGGCGAAAACTTCGAGCTGATCGCGCGTTTGCAAAAGAGCGCGACGTTCACCGGCGCCGACGAAGTCGTGAAGATCGACGGTCTGCGTGTCGAGTATCCGGATGGCTTCGGTCTCGCGCGTTCGTCGAACACGACGCCGGTCGTCGTGATGCGCTTCGAAGCCGATAACGACGCGGCACTTTCGCGCATCCAGGAGGATTTCCGCCGCGTGATTCTCGCGGAAAAGCCGGACGCAAAACTGCCGTTTTGA